From Candidatus Deferrimicrobium sp., one genomic window encodes:
- a CDS encoding IS110 family transposase, whose amino-acid sequence MARVSVAGIRTFVEGSKGKTVHIGVDVHKRSYSVALLRSDGAWKEWTAPSSPKALESTLLPLRSRIGAVVYEAGPTGFGLARRLTRAGIPVIVAAPSRIPRPVAATSKTDRLDGRKLAEYAATGMLRPIAVPSETEEGFRALVRRRHRLTDSIRHAKQRIRGLLLQFGIPEPAEIDHWGKTAVAEVGQLSLPPGADMTRDSLLRELAFLTQEREVIEETLRQAYRAPEHEGRVKALKTVPGVGEIVATTFAAEVFRPGRFRRPEEVASYLGLAPVVRQSGGGKARAQIRPVGQRRLRSLLVEAAWMWKQRDAAAEMFYRRILGRTGLPQKAIVAVARKLAITPWSLSASPVAA is encoded by the coding sequence ATGGCAAGAGTAAGTGTAGCAGGCATCCGGACGTTCGTTGAGGGGAGCAAGGGCAAGACGGTCCACATCGGGGTCGACGTCCACAAGCGCAGTTACAGCGTTGCCCTTCTGCGGTCCGACGGCGCATGGAAGGAATGGACCGCCCCGTCGAGCCCGAAAGCACTGGAAAGCACGCTCCTGCCGCTGCGCTCCCGGATCGGGGCCGTGGTCTACGAGGCCGGGCCCACCGGATTCGGGCTGGCCCGGCGCCTGACCCGTGCGGGGATTCCCGTGATCGTGGCAGCTCCCAGCAGGATCCCACGGCCGGTGGCAGCGACCTCCAAGACCGACCGGCTGGATGGTCGCAAGCTGGCCGAATACGCCGCCACGGGCATGCTCCGTCCCATTGCCGTTCCCTCTGAGACGGAGGAAGGGTTCCGCGCCTTGGTTCGCCGCCGGCATCGCCTGACCGACTCCATCCGCCATGCCAAGCAGCGCATCCGGGGGCTGTTGCTCCAGTTCGGCATCCCGGAACCCGCAGAGATCGACCATTGGGGGAAGACCGCCGTCGCGGAGGTCGGGCAGTTGTCTCTCCCTCCCGGAGCAGATATGACGCGCGACAGCCTGCTGCGGGAGCTGGCTTTCCTGACCCAGGAGCGAGAGGTCATCGAAGAGACACTACGCCAGGCCTATCGGGCGCCTGAGCACGAAGGAAGGGTCAAGGCGCTTAAGACGGTGCCCGGCGTGGGAGAGATCGTGGCCACAACGTTTGCGGCCGAGGTGTTCCGTCCTGGGCGCTTCCGCCGCCCCGAAGAGGTGGCCTCTTACCTCGGGTTGGCGCCGGTAGTCCGGCAGAGCGGGGGCGGGAAGGCACGGGCGCAGATCCGACCTGTCGGGCAGAGACGGCTCCGAAGTCTTCTTGTCGAAGCAGCCTGGATGTGGAAACAACGGGATGCTGCTGCGGAAATGTTCTACCGGCGCATCCTTGGGCGTACCGGACTGCCGCAGAAGGCGATCGTAGCAGTAGCCCGCAAACTCGCCATCACCCCGTGGAGTTTGAGCGCATCTCCCGTGGCAGCCTGA